Proteins encoded in a region of the Shumkonia mesophila genome:
- a CDS encoding 4Fe-4S binding protein has translation MLIHEEVCVGCGRCQPYCPEGAIGYQGLKSVVDQVACVECGTCLRVHICPVDALYEHPLVFEYPRALRKFFSDPAATHKATGISGRGTEESKTNDVTNRVGPDEVGIAIEVGRPTLGMNLHDVQKISRALAKAGITEIEECNPIHSMYANPETGDLKPELLDERVLSAIIEMSVPFEKAALVLRTAKEVAKELDSVFTLDIFSTLGPNLTIQQRVLDLLKAEGLPWRPNAKINMGLGRPSK, from the coding sequence ATGTTGATCCATGAAGAAGTCTGCGTCGGGTGCGGGCGCTGCCAGCCCTATTGCCCGGAAGGCGCCATCGGCTACCAGGGACTCAAAAGTGTCGTCGATCAGGTGGCATGCGTCGAGTGCGGGACCTGCCTGCGCGTTCATATCTGCCCGGTCGACGCCCTGTACGAGCACCCGCTGGTGTTCGAGTATCCACGGGCTTTGCGCAAATTCTTCAGCGATCCCGCCGCCACCCACAAGGCAACCGGTATTTCCGGCCGCGGCACCGAAGAGTCCAAGACCAACGACGTGACCAACAGGGTGGGTCCAGACGAGGTGGGCATCGCCATCGAAGTGGGGCGGCCGACGCTGGGCATGAACCTGCACGACGTCCAGAAGATTTCGCGCGCGCTCGCCAAGGCCGGCATTACCGAGATCGAGGAATGCAACCCGATCCATTCGATGTATGCCAACCCCGAAACCGGCGACCTCAAGCCCGAACTGCTGGACGAGAGGGTGCTGTCGGCGATCATCGAGATGTCGGTGCCGTTCGAAAAGGCGGCGCTGGTGCTGCGCACGGCCAAGGAGGTGGCGAAGGAGCTCGATTCGGTCTTCACCCTCGACATCTTCTCGACCTTGGGGCCGAACCTGACCATTCAGCAGCGCGTACTGGATCTTCTGAAAGCCGAGGGCCTGCCGTGGCGGCCGAACGCCAAGATCAACATGGGCCTCGGACGACCCTCGAAATAG
- a CDS encoding PdxA family dehydrogenase, which produces MTAERPRVAVTIGDPAGIGPEIALKALTHRELYDFSIPVVFGNVKVLEANRAVAGVTLQIRAISDPGEARGEAGTVDVVDVGSLSMADFKVGEGSAITGAFSGKCLETAIGCARKGAVRAVVQGPASKQAQNAGGYKFAGFRETANAMAGCDDTILITLGKVYNLTRVTTHVPLSEVPRLCSRQAVLRVIQLTHKGMKAIGYERPRIGVAGLNPHCGEGGLMGREEIEQIIPAIEDARAEGIAALGPYPGDTVFLNMKAGEFDVIISMYHDHGNACIKLAEFGTLFNLLAGAPFPILTVHHGTAFDIAGKGVAGETNLLYALYTAAGRKVPA; this is translated from the coding sequence ATGACCGCTGAACGTCCACGGGTCGCCGTCACCATCGGCGATCCGGCCGGGATCGGGCCAGAAATCGCCCTGAAGGCGCTGACCCATCGCGAACTCTACGACTTTTCCATCCCCGTCGTTTTCGGCAACGTGAAGGTGTTGGAAGCCAACCGCGCGGTGGCGGGCGTCACGTTGCAGATCCGCGCCATCTCTGACCCAGGCGAAGCCCGGGGCGAAGCGGGAACCGTCGACGTCGTCGATGTCGGCTCGCTGTCGATGGCAGACTTCAAGGTGGGTGAGGGCAGCGCCATTACCGGCGCCTTCAGCGGCAAATGCCTGGAAACCGCCATCGGTTGCGCCAGGAAGGGGGCCGTGCGAGCGGTGGTCCAGGGACCGGCCAGCAAGCAGGCCCAGAATGCCGGCGGCTACAAGTTTGCCGGCTTCCGCGAGACGGCCAACGCCATGGCCGGCTGCGACGACACCATCCTGATCACCCTGGGCAAGGTCTACAACCTGACGCGGGTGACTACCCATGTGCCGCTGAGCGAGGTTCCGCGGCTGTGTTCGCGCCAAGCCGTGCTTCGCGTTATCCAGCTGACGCACAAGGGGATGAAGGCGATCGGCTACGAGCGGCCGCGCATCGGCGTCGCCGGCCTCAATCCGCATTGCGGGGAAGGCGGCCTGATGGGCCGCGAAGAGATCGAACAGATCATTCCCGCCATCGAGGACGCCCGCGCCGAGGGGATCGCCGCCCTCGGGCCCTACCCGGGCGACACGGTCTTCCTCAACATGAAGGCCGGGGAATTCGACGTCATCATCTCGATGTATCACGACCACGGCAATGCCTGCATCAAGCTGGCCGAGTTCGGAACCCTGTTCAACCTGCTGGCGGGGGCACCGTTTCCCATCCTGACGGTTCATCACGGCACCGCCTTCGATATCGCCGGGAAGGGCGTGGCCGGAGAAACCAACCTTCTTTACGCGCTGTACACCGCTGCCGGCCGCAAAGTTCCGGCCTGA
- a CDS encoding hydroxyacid dehydrogenase, translating to MKVFVLDAINPKGIDVLRQQAETVLWDDPGIGRWRDEADGVILRGNTPITAADFAAAVRLKAVSKQGTGVDRIDLAAARAHGVRVMNTPALNAEAVAEMAMTLALCAARQVPMLDRLLRSGTPVAREDFDGSRAGGAQGFWGKTVGILGMGAIGRRTAEKWRGAFAMNVVWHDPYVPAGALADAGRRAETLADLLPEIDLLSVHAPLTAETRGLIGRGELAMMKPTAIVVSVARGGIVDETALYDALASGALFGAALDVFEREPPAVDHPLFRIPTFVGTPHVGAGTIDSREQTSVAVVEQLLDVLNGGKGRNVLA from the coding sequence ATGAAAGTTTTCGTGCTGGATGCGATTAACCCGAAAGGAATCGACGTGCTGCGCCAGCAGGCGGAGACGGTCCTGTGGGACGATCCCGGCATCGGCCGTTGGCGCGACGAGGCGGACGGCGTCATTCTGCGCGGCAACACCCCGATCACGGCGGCGGATTTCGCCGCGGCGGTCCGGCTCAAGGCGGTCAGCAAACAGGGAACCGGCGTCGACAGGATCGATCTGGCGGCGGCGCGCGCTCACGGCGTGCGGGTGATGAACACGCCGGCCCTCAACGCCGAGGCGGTTGCCGAAATGGCCATGACGCTCGCGCTGTGCGCCGCCAGACAGGTGCCGATGCTCGATCGGCTGCTGCGATCCGGTACGCCGGTGGCGCGCGAGGATTTCGACGGCAGCCGGGCCGGCGGCGCCCAGGGGTTCTGGGGCAAGACGGTCGGCATCCTGGGCATGGGCGCCATCGGGCGGCGGACCGCGGAGAAATGGCGGGGCGCCTTCGCGATGAACGTGGTCTGGCACGATCCCTACGTTCCGGCCGGGGCGCTCGCCGATGCCGGCCGGCGCGCCGAGACCCTGGCCGACCTGTTGCCGGAGATCGATCTTCTGTCGGTCCACGCGCCGCTGACCGCCGAAACCCGCGGGCTGATCGGGCGCGGTGAACTGGCCATGATGAAGCCGACCGCCATCGTGGTCAGTGTCGCCCGTGGTGGCATCGTCGACGAGACGGCGCTTTACGACGCGCTGGCCTCCGGGGCGCTTTTCGGGGCGGCCCTGGATGTCTTCGAGCGGGAGCCGCCGGCGGTCGATCATCCGCTGTTTCGCATTCCCACGTTCGTCGGCACGCCCCACGTCGGCGCCGGTACCATCGATTCCCGTGAGCAGACGTCGGTGGCCGTGGTCGAGCAACTGCTGGACGTGCTTAACGGCGGGAAGGGGCGGAATGTGCTGGCCTGA
- the hemP gene encoding hemin uptake protein HemP, producing MKERRGEASDPTKGWTGDDRWAVSFTDCACGRPRVSSKDLFPDGHTEICIEHEGMEYCLRITKQKKLILYR from the coding sequence ATGAAGGAACGACGAGGCGAGGCGTCCGATCCGACGAAGGGGTGGACGGGCGACGACCGGTGGGCGGTGTCTTTCACGGACTGCGCCTGCGGCCGGCCGCGGGTATCGTCGAAGGACCTGTTCCCCGACGGCCATACGGAAATCTGTATCGAGCACGAGGGAATGGAATACTGCCTGCGTATTACGAAGCAGAAAAAACTGATCCTCTATCGCTAG
- a CDS encoding FCD domain-containing protein: MSEQDSDIRTKVAETLEILRTHSLTTIVLQELERRILSGELKPGERINEKALAASQLVSRGPIREACRRLEQAGLVEIIVNRGVFVRKLNPKDAADLCDIRASLSALAGRILAVDITADQLDTLKDMVKRMEKMAAAGDVEAYYPLNVEFHDTILRFTGNERLIAMCAAIDKELYLFRRRSLHVGIGLDRSAAEHRKMIAALKARDAQGAAQVFAEHANTGKERLLGALPEVDKSDA; this comes from the coding sequence ATGAGCGAACAAGATTCCGATATCCGAACCAAGGTCGCCGAGACCCTCGAAATCCTGCGGACGCACTCGCTGACGACGATCGTGCTGCAGGAACTCGAACGGAGGATCCTGTCCGGCGAATTGAAGCCGGGCGAGCGCATCAACGAAAAGGCCTTGGCCGCCAGCCAACTGGTCAGCCGGGGCCCGATCCGCGAGGCCTGTCGCCGGCTCGAGCAGGCCGGGTTGGTCGAGATCATCGTCAACCGCGGGGTCTTCGTCCGCAAGCTCAACCCCAAGGACGCCGCCGACCTGTGCGACATCCGCGCGTCCCTGTCCGCGCTGGCCGGGCGCATTCTGGCGGTCGACATCACCGCCGATCAACTGGACACCCTCAAGGACATGGTGAAGCGCATGGAGAAGATGGCGGCTGCGGGGGATGTCGAAGCCTACTATCCGCTGAATGTCGAATTCCACGACACCATTCTGCGGTTCACCGGCAACGAGCGCCTGATCGCCATGTGCGCGGCCATCGACAAGGAGCTCTATCTGTTCCGCCGCCGCAGCCTGCACGTCGGCATCGGCCTCGACCGGTCGGCCGCCGAGCACCGCAAGATGATCGCGGCGCTGAAAGCGCGTGATGCCCAAGGGGCCGCCCAGGTCTTCGCGGAACACGCCAACACCGGCAAGGAACGCCTGCTCGGCGCCTTGCCGGAAGTCGACAAAAGCGACGCATAG
- a CDS encoding 4-hydroxythreonine-4-phosphate dehydrogenase PdxA, translating into MKPRIGVLLGDPNGVGPELAAKLLAAADIRERADIVIIGDEGILRTGEAVAGCHVPVRVIADLAEADFPGRELPFLDVPGIAPEDVTPGKATKAGGRSCVVALRVALALAKRGDLDGFCFAPLNKYALKLGGCPVADEHIFFAQELDFDGPFCEHNVLEGLWTTRVTSHIALKDVCPLITPGRVLRAIRLAHNTLGGAGIASPRIGVAALNPHAGDGGMFGREEIDIIAPAVGQAKAAGIDAHGPFAADTIFVKARDGQFDAVVTMYHDQGQIAMKLMGFSRGVTVSGGLPVPITTPASGTAFDIVGKGVANPEGLRQAFLLVCRMAEVRRQQAASRLAAVV; encoded by the coding sequence ATGAAACCGCGGATCGGCGTGCTCCTTGGCGACCCCAACGGGGTCGGTCCCGAACTGGCGGCCAAGCTTCTGGCGGCCGCCGACATTCGGGAGCGCGCCGATATCGTCATCATCGGCGACGAGGGCATTCTGCGAACTGGCGAAGCGGTAGCCGGCTGCCACGTCCCCGTCCGCGTCATCGCGGACCTTGCCGAGGCCGATTTCCCGGGCCGGGAGTTGCCCTTCCTCGACGTTCCCGGAATCGCCCCCGAGGACGTGACGCCGGGCAAAGCCACCAAAGCCGGCGGCCGTTCGTGCGTCGTCGCGCTTAGGGTCGCGCTGGCGCTGGCCAAGCGGGGCGACCTCGACGGGTTCTGCTTCGCGCCGCTCAACAAGTACGCCCTGAAGCTGGGCGGTTGCCCGGTCGCCGACGAACACATCTTCTTCGCCCAAGAACTGGACTTCGACGGTCCCTTCTGCGAGCACAACGTGCTGGAGGGATTGTGGACCACCCGCGTCACTTCCCACATCGCGCTCAAGGACGTCTGCCCCCTCATCACCCCCGGGCGGGTCTTGCGGGCGATACGCCTGGCCCACAACACGCTGGGTGGCGCCGGGATTGCCAGCCCGCGCATCGGGGTCGCCGCGCTCAATCCGCACGCCGGCGACGGCGGCATGTTCGGCCGCGAGGAGATCGACATCATCGCCCCCGCCGTCGGCCAGGCAAAGGCCGCCGGCATCGACGCCCACGGCCCGTTCGCCGCCGACACCATTTTCGTGAAGGCGCGCGATGGACAATTCGACGCCGTGGTCACCATGTATCACGACCAGGGCCAGATCGCGATGAAGCTGATGGGATTCTCGCGGGGCGTCACGGTCAGCGGCGGCCTTCCCGTACCGATCACGACGCCGGCCAGCGGCACCGCCTTCGACATCGTCGGCAAGGGCGTCGCCAACCCCGAAGGACTGCGCCAGGCGTTCCTGCTGGTCTGCCGGATGGCCGAGGTCCGCCGCCAGCAGGCGGCATCCCGCCTCGCCGCCGTCGTCTGA
- a CDS encoding 4Fe-4S dicluster domain-containing protein, whose translation MKVIAVHVDRCTGCKTCELFCATERGSEGKTLLKAVQETPLPQARVRVEGGNGISVPLQCRHCLDAPCLDACLTGALTRDEETGMVWVKDDRCIGCWTCVMFCPYGVIYPWAERKMALKCDRCMHMESSTCVDVCPTRALEVVDVDDLGEVFAERRRAAASVAAAVAGKGGAVVLDLAE comes from the coding sequence ATGAAGGTTATCGCAGTGCACGTGGACCGCTGCACGGGGTGCAAGACCTGTGAGCTGTTCTGTGCAACCGAACGGGGAAGCGAAGGCAAGACCCTGCTGAAGGCGGTCCAGGAAACGCCGCTGCCCCAGGCGCGGGTGCGCGTCGAAGGGGGGAACGGCATTTCGGTGCCGCTTCAGTGCCGCCATTGCCTCGATGCGCCCTGCCTCGACGCCTGCCTGACCGGAGCGCTTACGCGCGACGAGGAAACCGGCATGGTCTGGGTCAAGGACGACCGCTGCATCGGCTGCTGGACCTGCGTGATGTTCTGCCCCTACGGCGTCATCTATCCGTGGGCGGAGCGCAAGATGGCGCTCAAGTGCGATCGCTGCATGCACATGGAATCGTCGACCTGCGTCGATGTCTGTCCGACGCGGGCGCTGGAAGTCGTCGATGTCGACGATCTCGGAGAAGTCTTTGCCGAAAGGCGGCGTGCCGCAGCCTCGGTTGCCGCCGCCGTCGCCGGCAAGGGCGGCGCCGTGGTTCTCGACCTCGCGGAATAA
- a CDS encoding Bug family tripartite tricarboxylate transporter substrate binding protein: MTERSLHKHRLTRRACVVGASMALAVGLVAGPVQAQEKFPSKPIQVVTHAGAGGGTDVSVRMMLLQARSALKQDLVVLSKTGGNGAVSINFLESQPADGYTILAITPSHLATIAQGKVKVKFEDLVGIARMTDDPQYLMIKKGKYASAKAMIEAAQKGKLKVAGTQVGGVDHIAIASFAKKVKGGFQFDYVPYKGGAHIATALIGGDVDVGVVNYSEAEAQVQAGEIEPILSLTMKRKDITPNTAAAGELGIPVKMSTVRGVVALKGTPQDRVDVLEKALMGSMKDSVFQTYLKSVGLGPDSVVGAKEWQAQMKDLYEETQAQLKELGFIK, translated from the coding sequence ATGACGGAACGGAGTCTTCACAAACATCGCCTGACGCGGCGCGCCTGCGTGGTTGGCGCTTCCATGGCTCTCGCCGTGGGCCTGGTGGCCGGCCCCGTGCAGGCGCAAGAGAAGTTTCCCAGCAAGCCGATCCAGGTCGTCACCCATGCGGGTGCCGGTGGCGGCACCGACGTTTCGGTCCGCATGATGCTGCTGCAAGCCCGCAGCGCGCTGAAGCAGGACCTCGTGGTGCTCAGCAAGACGGGCGGAAATGGCGCTGTGTCGATCAATTTCCTGGAAAGCCAGCCCGCCGACGGCTACACCATTCTGGCGATCACGCCGAGCCACTTGGCGACCATCGCCCAGGGCAAGGTGAAGGTTAAGTTCGAAGACCTCGTCGGCATTGCGCGCATGACCGACGATCCCCAGTACCTGATGATCAAAAAGGGCAAGTACGCCTCGGCCAAGGCCATGATCGAAGCCGCCCAGAAAGGCAAGCTCAAGGTTGCCGGCACCCAGGTCGGCGGTGTCGACCACATCGCCATCGCCTCCTTCGCCAAGAAGGTTAAGGGCGGCTTCCAGTTCGACTACGTTCCCTACAAGGGCGGCGCCCATATCGCCACCGCGTTGATCGGCGGCGACGTCGACGTCGGCGTGGTAAACTATTCGGAAGCCGAGGCTCAGGTTCAGGCCGGCGAGATCGAGCCCATCCTGTCGCTGACCATGAAGCGCAAGGACATCACCCCGAACACCGCAGCCGCGGGCGAGTTGGGCATCCCGGTCAAGATGTCGACGGTGCGCGGCGTCGTCGCCCTCAAGGGCACCCCGCAGGATCGGGTGGACGTGCTGGAAAAGGCCCTGATGGGCAGCATGAAGGACAGCGTCTTCCAGACCTACCTGAAGAGCGTTGGCCTGGGCCCGGACAGCGTGGTCGGCGCCAAGGAATGGCAAGCGCAGATGAAGGACCTCTACGAAGAGACCCAGGCCCAGCTGAAGGAATTGGGCTTCATCAAGTAG
- a CDS encoding tripartite tricarboxylate transporter permease gives MAILTDPFSLFVIFAGTLGGVMIGALPGLSSTMAVALLLPFTVSMDVIPAIAMLSALYCAGTYGGAITAILINSPGTPAACATSFDGYPMAEQGQAGRALGMAVWSSFVGGTFSVFALLLAAPALARLAYNFGAPEYFALALFGMSMLAAISGESAVKNLIGGAFGLLIATVGVDFTTGVERFTFGFPELLDGIDFIPVMIGIFGISELLTQANVLDRVYRRLAAEAVKLPSLEDFRKVWKTMIRSSFIGTFIGVLPAEGGTVASMIGYNEAKRWSKEPEKFGHGAIEGVAGPETANNAATGGAMVPTLALGIPGSATTAVIMGALMVHGLRPGPHLFIEQPHFLYAIFTAMMVANFLFLGIGIVGAKLFARITLIPNTFLWPAVFVLAMVGAYSLEQNVVDIYVMLAFGLIGYVGRRHGFSPAPIIMGLVLGELMENTLKQSLIIFDHNWLRFFERPIVDVFFVLTIIGLFSPLLFKMFQSRK, from the coding sequence ATGGCGATCCTCACGGATCCCTTCTCCCTCTTTGTCATCTTCGCCGGGACCCTTGGCGGAGTCATGATCGGCGCCCTGCCGGGCCTGAGCTCCACCATGGCGGTAGCCCTGCTGCTGCCGTTCACGGTTTCCATGGATGTCATCCCCGCCATTGCCATGCTGTCGGCGCTTTACTGCGCTGGCACCTACGGCGGAGCAATTACCGCCATCCTCATCAATTCACCCGGCACCCCTGCGGCGTGCGCCACCTCGTTCGATGGCTATCCGATGGCCGAACAGGGACAGGCTGGCCGAGCGCTGGGTATGGCGGTATGGAGCAGCTTTGTCGGCGGGACCTTCAGCGTCTTCGCCCTGTTGTTGGCGGCGCCGGCTCTGGCTCGCTTGGCCTACAACTTTGGAGCGCCGGAGTATTTCGCGCTGGCCCTCTTCGGCATGTCCATGCTGGCGGCCATCAGCGGCGAATCGGCGGTCAAGAACCTGATCGGCGGTGCATTCGGACTGCTGATCGCCACCGTCGGCGTCGATTTCACCACCGGCGTCGAACGTTTTACCTTCGGTTTTCCGGAACTCCTTGACGGCATCGACTTCATCCCGGTGATGATCGGCATCTTTGGCATTTCCGAACTGCTGACCCAGGCCAACGTTCTTGACCGGGTATATCGACGTCTGGCCGCCGAGGCGGTGAAGTTACCCTCGCTCGAGGACTTCCGCAAAGTGTGGAAGACGATGATCCGATCCAGCTTCATCGGCACCTTCATCGGCGTCCTGCCGGCCGAAGGCGGCACCGTAGCCTCCATGATCGGTTACAACGAAGCGAAGCGTTGGTCGAAGGAACCCGAAAAATTCGGTCACGGCGCCATCGAAGGCGTCGCCGGGCCGGAAACGGCCAACAACGCGGCCACCGGCGGTGCCATGGTGCCCACACTGGCCCTTGGCATCCCGGGCAGCGCCACCACCGCCGTCATCATGGGGGCATTGATGGTGCATGGCCTGCGTCCGGGCCCGCATCTGTTCATCGAACAGCCACATTTCCTGTACGCCATCTTCACCGCCATGATGGTCGCCAACTTCCTGTTCCTCGGCATCGGCATCGTGGGCGCCAAGCTGTTTGCCCGCATCACGCTGATCCCCAACACCTTCCTGTGGCCAGCTGTCTTCGTGCTGGCCATGGTCGGCGCCTATTCGCTGGAACAGAACGTCGTCGACATCTACGTCATGCTGGCGTTCGGCCTGATCGGCTACGTCGGGCGACGGCACGGATTCTCGCCGGCCCCCATTATCATGGGCTTGGTGCTGGGTGAATTGATGGAGAACACCTTGAAGCAGTCGCTGATCATCTTCGATCACAACTGGCTACGCTTCTTCGAGCGGCCGATCGTCGACGTGTTCTTCGTGCTGACGATCATCGGCCTGTTCAGCCCGCTGCTATTCAAGATGTTCCAAAGCAGAAAGTAG
- a CDS encoding NAD(P)/FAD-dependent oxidoreductase translates to MHEVTFDLVVVGGGAAGFNAALACRARYPGKRVVLVDQEPEVGYYRTLLPMFMAGKLPEEKLFFWRLGEDAALDVRLGVKVRSLDRQAKRLVLENGKTLGYQCLILAPGGRPVVPPVFERSVTPDGVFPVRSLGVAREIKAWLPNHRDIVVLGGGLVGSKTSVFLRLAGFTVTLVEREAHILPTVLSANTARPLQRHLENMGIRVCTGTTIDKFKADKKGAVSAVRLATGEWVPCGTFLVGIGSTPDVGFIRDTDLMRDGELVVSTTLQTVDPAIFAIGDAVAIQTPDGARAHPWTWPQAVAQGKLAGTNAFSASPRPLKRTTRVNAQNISGVPLMILGGPGVGSSVEARPGPGEGIWREFFLDDRRIVGGALVGDIAGAGPLHFTMANAEDISQRVADLLAPRTRAFRPSAWTRLGQSQRARNFAVKESTPC, encoded by the coding sequence ATGCACGAGGTCACTTTCGATCTGGTGGTTGTCGGGGGAGGCGCCGCAGGCTTCAACGCGGCCCTCGCCTGCCGGGCACGATATCCCGGGAAGCGGGTCGTGCTGGTCGATCAAGAGCCCGAGGTCGGCTACTACCGTACTCTTCTTCCCATGTTCATGGCCGGCAAGTTGCCGGAGGAAAAGCTGTTCTTCTGGCGGCTTGGCGAGGATGCGGCCCTCGACGTTCGCCTGGGCGTCAAGGTGCGATCGCTCGATCGCCAGGCCAAGCGCCTGGTCCTGGAGAACGGAAAAACGCTGGGATACCAATGCCTGATCCTGGCGCCAGGAGGCCGGCCGGTGGTGCCCCCGGTTTTCGAGCGCTCGGTCACGCCGGACGGGGTGTTTCCCGTCCGCAGCCTGGGCGTCGCCCGCGAGATCAAGGCGTGGCTACCCAACCACCGGGACATCGTCGTCCTCGGCGGCGGTCTGGTGGGGTCCAAAACCTCGGTCTTCCTGCGGTTGGCCGGGTTTACGGTCACGCTGGTCGAACGCGAGGCCCACATCCTGCCGACCGTGCTTTCGGCCAACACCGCCCGGCCGTTGCAGCGCCACCTGGAGAACATGGGAATCAGGGTCTGCACCGGCACGACGATTGACAAGTTCAAGGCCGATAAAAAGGGCGCCGTCAGTGCGGTCAGGCTGGCCACCGGCGAGTGGGTGCCATGCGGCACCTTCCTGGTCGGCATCGGTTCGACGCCGGATGTCGGTTTCATCCGCGACACCGACTTGATGCGGGACGGCGAGCTGGTGGTGTCAACCACTCTGCAGACTGTCGACCCCGCCATCTTCGCCATCGGCGATGCCGTCGCCATCCAGACGCCGGACGGTGCCCGCGCCCATCCCTGGACATGGCCGCAGGCGGTGGCCCAGGGCAAGCTGGCCGGGACCAATGCGTTCAGTGCCAGCCCGCGGCCGCTCAAGCGCACGACGCGGGTCAACGCCCAGAACATCTCGGGCGTGCCGCTGATGATCCTGGGCGGTCCCGGGGTCGGTTCCTCGGTCGAAGCGCGGCCGGGGCCGGGCGAGGGCATCTGGCGGGAATTCTTCCTGGATGACCGCCGAATCGTCGGCGGCGCCCTGGTTGGCGACATCGCCGGCGCCGGGCCGTTGCATTTCACCATGGCCAATGCCGAAGACATTTCGCAGCGCGTTGCCGACCTTCTGGCGCCGCGCACCCGGGCCTTCCGGCCGTCCGCATGGACGCGGCTGGGGCAATCCCAACGGGCCAGAAATTTCGCCGTGAAAGAGAGCACACCATGTTGA
- a CDS encoding tripartite tricarboxylate transporter TctB family protein: MSDQQPLSNAPAKGAGPEIPARPRLRGDDKVAVTVIVLSAIFFWITTTFDEVPSALTQGVPPESYPQLLLGTLIFLAVVLVFESRTRTEKSKKPIKPIVYYTGAILVVAALSINWLGIFGGMVIACAAIPLLWGDRRYKAVGTFVVVLPIAIYELFHGVLEVQFPLGIFKDMF, encoded by the coding sequence ATGAGCGATCAACAACCTCTGTCGAACGCTCCCGCCAAAGGGGCAGGGCCGGAAATTCCGGCCCGCCCCCGGCTGCGGGGCGACGACAAGGTGGCCGTCACGGTCATCGTCCTTTCGGCCATCTTCTTCTGGATCACCACTACTTTCGACGAGGTCCCTTCGGCGTTGACCCAGGGCGTGCCTCCCGAATCGTATCCGCAATTGCTGCTGGGAACCCTCATTTTCCTCGCCGTCGTCCTCGTCTTCGAGAGCCGTACGCGAACAGAAAAATCCAAGAAGCCCATCAAGCCGATAGTCTACTACACTGGGGCGATCCTCGTGGTAGCGGCGTTGTCCATCAACTGGCTCGGAATCTTCGGCGGCATGGTCATTGCCTGCGCTGCAATTCCCCTTCTTTGGGGTGACCGCCGCTACAAGGCTGTCGGCACCTTCGTCGTCGTCCTCCCCATTGCGATATACGAGCTGTTCCACGGTGTCCTGGAGGTTCAGTTCCCCCTCGGCATCTTCAAAGACATGTTCTGA
- a CDS encoding FCD domain-containing protein produces the protein MSTIRSISSVTQAPEQSLKILRTQSLSSVVFESLEHAILNGEMEPGERINETAIAEKYGVSRGPVREACRRLEEAGLVDFIVNRGVFVKKLAFEDALEIYQIRAALFAFAGRILAQRITNDQIAQLSRLIEDMEAASARQAPDVYYARNLEFHAALMRFTGYRRLVRLYEGLNKELHVFRRRGLNEDANRRASCDEHRLIVDELKGGNSSRIARVMRTHSMAGINRTLRAMDLPAEERARASVDWSEEEDVV, from the coding sequence ATGAGCACAATTCGATCAATATCGTCGGTAACGCAGGCCCCGGAGCAGAGTCTGAAGATCCTGCGCACGCAGTCGCTTTCGAGCGTCGTCTTCGAGAGCCTGGAACACGCCATCCTCAACGGCGAGATGGAGCCGGGGGAACGCATCAACGAAACCGCGATCGCCGAGAAATATGGCGTCAGCCGCGGTCCGGTGCGCGAGGCATGCCGCCGGCTGGAAGAAGCCGGGCTGGTCGACTTCATCGTCAACCGTGGCGTCTTCGTCAAGAAACTGGCCTTCGAGGATGCGCTGGAGATCTATCAGATCCGGGCGGCGCTGTTCGCCTTTGCCGGGCGTATTCTGGCCCAGCGCATCACCAACGATCAGATCGCCCAGCTTTCCCGGCTGATCGAGGACATGGAGGCGGCGTCCGCTCGCCAGGCCCCCGATGTCTATTATGCCCGCAATCTGGAATTTCATGCCGCGCTGATGCGCTTCACCGGCTATCGCCGGCTGGTCCGTTTGTATGAGGGCCTCAACAAGGAACTGCATGTGTTCCGCCGCCGCGGTCTCAACGAGGACGCCAACCGGCGGGCCTCCTGCGACGAGCACCGCCTCATCGTCGACGAGTTGAAGGGCGGCAATTCGTCCCGCATTGCGCGCGTCATGCGCACGCACAGCATGGCGGGGATCAATCGCACGCTTCGGGCCATGGACCTGCCGGCCGAGGAACGGGCGCGGGCGTCGGTGGACTGGAGCGAAGAAGAAGACGTCGTCTAA